Proteins co-encoded in one Christiangramia fulva genomic window:
- the mgtE gene encoding magnesium transporter, whose product MQFKISEELIEKIKFLIEERNDEELLLHLEDVHHADIAEILTELNLEEATYLVKLLNSEQTSVALMELEEGLRERILENLSPREIANELTQMDTDDAADIISELSPELQQNVIAEIDDEEHADHIVELLRYDEDSAGGLMAKELVKVNENWSVTGCMTEMRKQAENVTRVHSIYVVDDKNKLKGRLSLKDLLTAPSHANISDVYIPQVDYVTVHTEGEEVARIMQKYDLEAIPVVDEMGRLVGRITIDDILDFVREEAEKDYQMAAGISEDVEADDNLFKQTRARLPWLLIGMFGGLGAASIISGFQTILTDYKELLIFVPLIQATAGNVGVQSSAIVVQGLANDTLKGNMLSRLFKEFGLGLINGLAIALIVFVISFYFFHTSITESLSIGIALISVIVIAALIGTFIPILLDKNNIDPAVATGPFITTSNDVFGILTYFLIAKAILGF is encoded by the coding sequence ATGCAGTTTAAGATCAGTGAAGAATTAATTGAAAAAATCAAATTTCTCATCGAAGAAAGAAACGATGAGGAATTGCTGCTGCATCTTGAAGATGTCCACCACGCTGATATTGCCGAAATTCTAACGGAACTCAATTTAGAAGAAGCCACCTATCTTGTAAAATTACTCAACAGTGAACAGACCTCGGTTGCCCTTATGGAACTTGAGGAAGGGCTGCGGGAACGAATTCTGGAAAATCTTTCTCCGCGGGAGATAGCGAATGAGCTTACCCAGATGGACACCGATGACGCGGCCGATATCATTTCTGAACTCTCCCCTGAACTTCAACAGAATGTAATTGCCGAGATCGATGACGAAGAACATGCCGATCATATTGTTGAACTGCTGCGTTATGACGAAGATTCTGCCGGTGGTTTGATGGCAAAAGAGCTGGTTAAGGTGAATGAGAACTGGAGTGTGACCGGTTGTATGACCGAAATGCGCAAACAGGCCGAAAATGTCACCCGGGTACATTCGATTTATGTCGTTGACGACAAAAATAAGCTGAAGGGAAGACTCTCCTTAAAAGATTTGCTTACCGCGCCCAGTCATGCCAACATCAGTGATGTGTATATTCCGCAGGTAGATTATGTCACCGTTCATACCGAAGGGGAAGAGGTAGCCCGTATCATGCAGAAATATGATCTGGAAGCGATTCCTGTTGTTGATGAAATGGGTCGCCTGGTGGGTAGAATTACTATTGACGATATTCTGGATTTCGTTCGGGAAGAAGCCGAAAAAGATTACCAGATGGCGGCAGGTATCTCGGAAGATGTGGAGGCCGATGACAATCTTTTCAAGCAAACCCGTGCGCGTTTGCCCTGGCTGCTTATTGGAATGTTTGGAGGTTTGGGTGCGGCGAGTATCATTTCGGGTTTTCAAACCATTTTAACCGATTATAAGGAGCTGCTCATTTTTGTGCCTCTTATTCAGGCCACTGCGGGAAACGTCGGTGTACAATCAAGTGCGATCGTGGTACAGGGTCTGGCCAATGATACCCTGAAAGGAAATATGCTTTCACGTCTTTTTAAAGAATTTGGACTGGGACTTATCAACGGTCTGGCAATTGCCCTTATAGTGTTTGTTATAAGTTTTTACTTTTTTCATACCTCTATTACCGAATCCCTTAGTATAGGCATCGCGCTGATTTCAGTGATCGTTATCGCCGCATTAATCGGAACGTTTATTCCTATTCTTCTGGATAAAAACAACATAGATCCTGCGGTAGCGACCGGGCCATTTATTACGACCAGTAATGACGTTTTCGGTATCCTTACTTATTTCCTTATTGCCAAGGCTATTCTCGGGTTTTAA